The Hydrogenophaga crocea genome contains a region encoding:
- a CDS encoding ammonium transporter: protein MKKFLASLLLGLGLAIGGGAALAQSTPAADTPAAAAPAAAAPAAEAPAAAAPAAAAEAPAAAPAAAPTPDKGDVSWLMVSTLLVTFMAVPGLALFYGGLVRSKNMLSVLMQVMVVFSLVVVLWAVYGYSLAFTEGNAFFGGLSRLFLAGTWDNVAGTFAMGATFSKGVVIPELLFAAFQATFAGITCALIVGAFAERIKFSAVLLFTVIWFTFSYAPIAHMVWFWMGPDAYTSPDVVDAMNAKAGYIWQHGALDFAGGTVVHINAAVAGLVGAFMVGKRIGYGKEAMAPHSLTLTMVGASMLWVGWFGFNAGSALEANGFAVLAFINTLVATAAAVLAWSLGESMLKGKASMLGAASGAVAGLVAITPAAGNVGIPGALVIGLVGGFACLWGVTGLKKMLGADDSLDVFGVHGVGGIVGALLTGVFNSPNLGGPSLVADWTTVAMVAPDAYSIASQVWIQAKGVLLTIVWSGVVSVVAFKIVDLTIGLRVSEEAEREGLDITSHGETAYNR, encoded by the coding sequence ATGAAGAAATTCCTGGCTTCCCTGTTGCTGGGCCTGGGCCTGGCGATCGGCGGCGGCGCAGCCCTCGCCCAGTCAACCCCTGCGGCCGACACGCCGGCCGCTGCCGCACCGGCCGCGGCCGCACCTGCGGCTGAAGCGCCGGCTGCCGCCGCTCCGGCGGCCGCCGCCGAAGCACCGGCGGCTGCACCCGCCGCCGCCCCCACGCCCGACAAGGGCGACGTGAGCTGGCTCATGGTGTCCACGCTGCTCGTGACCTTCATGGCCGTGCCCGGCCTGGCCCTGTTCTACGGCGGCCTGGTGCGCAGCAAGAACATGCTGTCGGTGCTGATGCAGGTGATGGTCGTGTTCTCGCTGGTGGTGGTGCTGTGGGCCGTCTACGGCTACAGCCTGGCCTTTACCGAGGGCAACGCCTTCTTCGGCGGATTGAGCCGGTTGTTCCTCGCGGGCACCTGGGACAACGTCGCCGGCACCTTCGCGATGGGCGCCACCTTCAGCAAAGGCGTGGTGATCCCCGAACTGCTGTTCGCCGCCTTCCAGGCCACCTTCGCGGGCATCACCTGCGCGCTGATCGTGGGCGCCTTCGCCGAGCGCATCAAGTTCTCGGCCGTGCTGCTGTTCACCGTGATCTGGTTCACCTTCAGCTACGCCCCGATCGCCCACATGGTGTGGTTCTGGATGGGCCCCGACGCCTACACCAGCCCCGACGTGGTCGACGCCATGAACGCCAAGGCCGGCTACATCTGGCAGCACGGCGCGCTCGACTTCGCAGGCGGCACCGTGGTGCACATCAACGCCGCCGTGGCGGGCCTGGTGGGCGCCTTCATGGTGGGCAAGCGCATCGGCTACGGCAAGGAAGCCATGGCGCCGCACAGCCTGACGCTGACCATGGTCGGTGCCTCCATGCTGTGGGTGGGCTGGTTCGGCTTCAACGCCGGCTCCGCCCTGGAAGCCAACGGCTTCGCCGTGCTGGCCTTCATCAACACCCTGGTCGCGACCGCCGCCGCCGTGCTGGCCTGGAGCCTGGGTGAGTCCATGCTCAAGGGCAAGGCCTCGATGCTGGGTGCCGCCTCGGGCGCCGTCGCCGGCCTGGTGGCCATCACCCCGGCCGCCGGCAACGTCGGCATCCCCGGTGCGCTGGTCATCGGCCTTGTCGGCGGCTTCGCCTGCCTCTGGGGCGTGACCGGCCTCAAGAAGATGCTCGGCGCCGACGACTCGCTCGACGTGTTCGGCGTGCACGGCGTGGGCGGCATCGTGGGTGCGCTGCTGACCGGCGTGTTCAACTCCCCCAACCTCGGCGGCCCCAGCCTGGTGGCCGACTGGACCACGGTGGCCATGGTGGCGCCGGACGCTTACTCGATCGCCTCGCAGGTCTGGATCCAGGCCAAGGGCGTGCTGCTCACCATCGTGTGGTCGGGCGTGGTTTCGGTGGTCGCCTTCAAGATCGTCGACCTGACCATCGGCCTGCGCGTGAGCGAAGAGGCCGAGCGCGAAGGCCTGGACATCACCTCGCACGGCGAGACCGCCTACAACCGCTGA
- the glcE gene encoding glycolate oxidase subunit GlcE, translating to MSATPGAPTADHPGELIEQVRAAVAQGRRLRIAGGGSKSSVSGPVEGEALSVRGWSGVLSHEPSELVITVRAGTPLAEVEAALAEHGQCLPFEPPHLGAGATVGGMVASGLAGPARASAGGVRDYVLGARLINGRGELLSFGGQVMKNVAGYDLSRALAGSWGLLGVIADVSLKVLPVPPAEATLLFPLGQRDALEQLHRWGGEPLPLNASRWQGEPPQGQLLVRLRGAVAAVEAACNRLQREAGGVRLDTAQAGADWAACRDHRLPFLAQAPSPAHGLWRVSVPQTTGPLLAAWPQLIEWQGAQRWLWAPPEAEREIRDAARAAGGHAQLFRQPATGAAGVRRFDTPAPALQTVMQRLRSAFDPHGVFCGPAVF from the coding sequence ATGTCAGCGACCCCCGGTGCCCCCACGGCCGATCACCCCGGCGAACTCATCGAACAGGTGCGCGCCGCCGTGGCCCAGGGCCGGCGCCTGCGCATCGCCGGCGGCGGCAGCAAGTCGTCGGTGAGCGGGCCCGTCGAGGGCGAAGCGCTGTCGGTGCGCGGCTGGTCGGGCGTGCTGAGCCACGAGCCGAGCGAGCTGGTCATCACCGTGCGCGCCGGCACGCCGCTGGCTGAGGTCGAGGCCGCGCTGGCCGAACACGGCCAGTGCCTGCCCTTCGAGCCGCCGCACCTGGGCGCGGGCGCCACCGTGGGCGGCATGGTGGCCAGCGGCCTGGCCGGCCCGGCGCGCGCCAGCGCGGGCGGCGTGCGCGACTACGTGCTCGGCGCGCGCCTGATCAACGGCCGCGGCGAGCTGCTCAGCTTCGGCGGCCAGGTCATGAAGAACGTGGCGGGCTACGACCTCAGCCGCGCCCTCGCGGGCAGCTGGGGCCTGCTCGGCGTGATCGCCGACGTGAGCCTCAAGGTGTTGCCCGTGCCGCCCGCCGAGGCCACGCTGCTGTTCCCTCTGGGCCAGCGCGACGCGCTCGAGCAGTTGCACCGCTGGGGCGGCGAGCCGCTGCCGCTGAACGCCTCGCGCTGGCAGGGCGAGCCGCCGCAGGGGCAACTGCTGGTGCGCCTGCGTGGCGCGGTGGCCGCGGTCGAGGCCGCCTGCAACCGCTTGCAGCGCGAGGCCGGCGGCGTGCGGCTCGACACCGCGCAGGCCGGCGCCGACTGGGCCGCGTGCCGCGACCACCGCCTGCCGTTTCTCGCCCAGGCGCCGTCGCCCGCGCACGGCCTGTGGCGCGTGTCGGTGCCACAGACCACGGGGCCGCTGCTCGCGGCCTGGCCGCAGCTCATCGAATGGCAGGGCGCGCAGCGCTGGCTCTGGGCCCCGCCCGAGGCCGAGCGCGAGATCCGCGACGCCGCGCGCGCGGCGGGCGGTCACGCCCAGCTGTTCCGCCAGCCCGCGACCGGCGCCGCGGGCGTGCGCCGCTTCGACACCCCCGCGCCCGCGCTGCAGACCGTGATGCAGCGCCTGCGCAGCGCCTTCGATCCCCACGGCGTGTTCTGCGGCCCCGCCGTGTTCTGA
- the glcF gene encoding glycolate oxidase subunit GlcF: MQTQLAPEYRETAAGREAEAILRKCVHCGFCTATCPTYQLLGDELDGPRGRIYLIKQVLEGATPTRKTQRHLDRCLTCRNCESTCPSGVQYGHLVDIGRALVDEKVPRPAGERTVRWLLKEGLPSPLFGPAMKLGQAVRGLLPDALKAKVPAPRDAGAWPTRTHPRRMLMLAGCVQPGMAPNINSATARVLDAAGIQPVLAPEAGCCGAVKFHLNDHEGGRAQMRANIDAWWPHVAQGAEAIVMNASGCGAMVKDYGHQLRDDPAYADKAARISALTRDLSELLPALVPALRPKLAALPDAQRVIAYHPPCTLQHGQQLRGGVERGLGELGFTVRTARIEPHLCCGSAGTYSVLEPEIATTLRDRKLDHLGELRPAVIASANIGCITHLQSGTDTPVRHWVELLDEALQA; this comes from the coding sequence ATGCAGACCCAGCTCGCCCCCGAGTACCGAGAGACCGCGGCCGGCCGCGAGGCCGAGGCCATCCTGCGCAAGTGCGTGCACTGCGGCTTCTGCACCGCCACCTGCCCCACCTACCAGCTGCTCGGCGACGAGCTCGACGGCCCGCGCGGGCGCATCTACCTGATCAAGCAGGTGCTCGAAGGCGCCACGCCCACGCGCAAGACCCAGCGCCACCTCGACCGCTGCCTCACCTGCCGCAACTGCGAAAGCACCTGCCCGAGCGGCGTGCAGTACGGGCACCTGGTCGACATCGGCCGCGCGCTGGTGGACGAGAAGGTGCCGCGCCCAGCGGGCGAACGCACCGTGCGCTGGCTGCTCAAGGAAGGCCTGCCCTCGCCGCTGTTCGGCCCCGCGATGAAGCTGGGCCAGGCCGTGCGCGGCCTGCTGCCCGACGCGCTCAAGGCCAAGGTGCCCGCGCCGCGCGACGCCGGCGCCTGGCCCACGCGCACCCACCCGCGGCGCATGCTCATGCTCGCGGGCTGCGTGCAGCCCGGCATGGCCCCGAACATCAACAGCGCCACCGCGCGCGTGCTCGACGCCGCGGGCATCCAGCCCGTGCTCGCGCCCGAGGCCGGCTGCTGCGGCGCGGTGAAGTTCCACCTCAACGACCACGAGGGCGGCCGCGCGCAGATGCGCGCCAACATCGACGCCTGGTGGCCCCACGTGGCGCAAGGCGCCGAGGCCATCGTGATGAACGCCTCGGGCTGCGGTGCCATGGTCAAGGACTACGGCCACCAGCTGCGCGACGACCCCGCCTACGCCGACAAGGCCGCGCGCATCAGCGCGCTCACGCGCGACCTGTCCGAGCTGCTGCCCGCGCTCGTGCCCGCGCTGCGGCCGAAACTGGCGGCCCTGCCCGACGCGCAGCGCGTCATCGCCTACCACCCGCCCTGCACGCTGCAGCACGGCCAGCAGCTGCGCGGCGGCGTCGAGCGCGGCTTGGGCGAGCTCGGCTTCACGGTGCGCACCGCCCGCATCGAGCCCCACCTGTGCTGCGGTTCGGCCGGCACGTATTCGGTGCTCGAGCCCGAGATCGCCACCACGCTGCGCGACCGCAAGCTCGACCACCTGGGCGAGCTGCGGCCTGCGGTCATTGCCAGCGCCAACATCGGCTGCATCACGCACCTGCAAAGCGGCACCGACACGCCGGTGCGGCACTGGGTCGAGCTGCTCGACGAGGCCTTGCAGGCCTGA
- a CDS encoding CidA/LrgA family protein — MIPALATLLVFQLLGEVAVRLTGAPVPGPVVGLALLLLALLLRPSALEAIKPTTQGLLQHLSLLFVPAGVGVMQHLQRLGDEALALGVALVVSTLLGLLATAFTLLALMHWQARREGPRDGG, encoded by the coding sequence ATGATCCCCGCGCTGGCCACCCTGCTCGTGTTCCAGCTGCTGGGCGAGGTGGCGGTGCGCCTGACCGGCGCACCCGTGCCCGGTCCCGTGGTGGGGCTGGCGCTGCTGTTGCTGGCGCTGCTGCTGCGCCCGAGCGCGCTCGAGGCGATCAAGCCCACCACCCAGGGCCTGCTGCAGCACCTGTCGCTGCTGTTCGTGCCTGCGGGCGTGGGCGTGATGCAGCACCTGCAGCGCCTGGGCGACGAGGCGCTGGCCCTGGGCGTGGCGCTGGTGGTGAGCACCCTGCTGGGCCTGCTGGCCACCGCCTTCACCCTGCTCGCGCTCATGCACTGGCAGGCGCGCCGCGAGGGCCCGCGCGATGGCGGCTGA
- a CDS encoding LrgB family protein, whose amino-acid sequence MAAESPPSLMALWVYLAATPLLGLTLTLLVYHGAFVLYRRSGFHPLANPVPLAVAVLATLLWVTGTPYATYFEGAQFVHFLLGPATVALAVPLFEQMHRLRRLALPLLGALVAGVVVTTVSAIGLAWALGASRITLASLAPKSVTMPVAMGIAEKLGGLPSLTAVLVMATGVSAALGARYLFDALRIREPAVRGFALGTIAHGIGTARAFQVSEEAGAFAGLAMGLSALFSALVLPWLAGGLLRVL is encoded by the coding sequence ATGGCGGCTGAGTCCCCGCCCAGCCTGATGGCGCTGTGGGTCTACCTCGCGGCCACGCCGCTGCTGGGGCTCACGCTCACGCTGCTCGTGTACCACGGCGCCTTCGTGCTGTACCGGCGCAGCGGCTTCCACCCGCTGGCCAACCCGGTGCCGCTGGCCGTGGCGGTGCTGGCCACGCTGCTCTGGGTCACGGGCACGCCCTACGCCACCTACTTCGAGGGCGCGCAGTTCGTGCACTTCCTGCTCGGCCCGGCCACGGTGGCGCTGGCCGTGCCGCTGTTCGAGCAGATGCACCGCCTGCGCCGCCTGGCCCTGCCGCTGCTCGGGGCGCTGGTGGCCGGGGTGGTGGTCACCACGGTGAGCGCGATCGGCCTGGCCTGGGCCCTGGGCGCCTCGCGCATCACCCTGGCCTCGCTTGCGCCCAAGTCGGTCACCATGCCCGTGGCCATGGGCATCGCCGAGAAGCTCGGCGGCCTGCCCTCGCTCACCGCGGTGCTGGTGATGGCCACCGGCGTGAGCGCGGCGCTTGGCGCGCGCTACCTGTTCGATGCCTTGCGCATCCGGGAGCCCGCGGTGCGCGGCTTCGCGCTCGGCACCATCGCGCACGGCATCGGCACCGCGCGCGCTTTCCAGGTGAGCGAAGAGGCCGGCGCCTTCGCCGGGCTCGCCATGGGCCTGAGCGCGCTGTTCAGTGCGCTGGTGCTGCCGTGGCTGGCGGGGGGCTTGTTACGGGTGTTGTGA
- a CDS encoding CesT family type III secretion system chaperone, whose amino-acid sequence MTPEQFRELCRDASRALGLADVEALFESRDTVLDGVKVGSFHDEAADPDGVFCYVDLGPIGPHARPVELMEEILALNLSLDGAMGEVIGMERESRHLVLRARLSEQQGALDAHELAECLRHYAALANDLFERVLIGVERAG is encoded by the coding sequence ATGACCCCCGAGCAATTCCGTGAACTCTGCCGAGACGCGTCGCGCGCGCTGGGCCTGGCCGATGTCGAAGCGCTGTTCGAGAGCCGCGACACCGTGCTCGACGGCGTGAAGGTGGGCAGCTTCCACGACGAAGCCGCCGACCCCGACGGCGTCTTCTGCTATGTCGACCTGGGCCCGATCGGGCCGCACGCGCGGCCCGTGGAGCTGATGGAAGAGATCCTCGCGCTCAATCTCAGCCTCGACGGCGCCATGGGCGAGGTGATCGGCATGGAGCGCGAGAGCCGGCACCTGGTGCTGCGCGCGCGCCTGAGCGAGCAGCAGGGCGCGCTCGACGCCCACGAGTTGGCCGAGTGCCTGCGGCACTACGCGGCACTGGCCAACGACCTGTTCGAGCGGGTGCTGATCGGGGTGGAGCGGGCGGGCTGA
- a CDS encoding glutathione peroxidase: MPDSVYSFEAQTIGGQTVPLSQYRGQVLLIVNTASACGFTPQFAGLEKLHATYGPRGLAVLGFPCNQFGAQDPGSNEQIAGFCQLNYGVSFPMMAKIDVNGANAHPLYRWLTAEAPGLLGSKAIKWNFTKFLVGRDGQVIKRYAPQDAPEKLAGDIEKALAG; the protein is encoded by the coding sequence ATGCCCGACAGCGTCTACTCCTTCGAAGCCCAGACCATCGGCGGCCAGACCGTGCCGCTCTCGCAGTACCGCGGCCAGGTGCTGCTGATCGTGAACACCGCCAGCGCCTGCGGCTTCACGCCGCAGTTCGCGGGGCTGGAAAAGCTGCACGCCACCTACGGCCCGCGCGGGCTCGCGGTGCTGGGCTTTCCGTGCAACCAGTTCGGCGCGCAGGACCCGGGCAGCAACGAGCAGATCGCGGGCTTTTGCCAGCTCAATTACGGCGTGAGCTTTCCCATGATGGCCAAGATCGACGTCAATGGCGCCAACGCGCACCCGCTGTACCGCTGGCTGACCGCCGAGGCCCCGGGCCTGCTGGGCAGCAAGGCCATCAAGTGGAACTTCACCAAGTTCCTCGTGGGCCGCGACGGCCAGGTGATCAAGCGCTACGCGCCGCAGGACGCCCCCGAGAAGCTCGCGGGGGACATCGAGAAGGCGCTGGCGGGCTGA
- a CDS encoding response regulator, producing MGAAYTVALVGFSQTESATFESFFRLAARRPPAYEVQEEVLDAQILVVNADNAQALGLVRDAQLPGRVLLVGGHDGGTGWPLLAKPIRLVSLLGALDALVGLRTARAGAAAAPLVPQAFAATEPFKASQLQGLDASMRLASGRPQAAPLLAPAGRTRRRNSETEFPPTRPLTREERRQHDAALPARAAAAPVTAPVAPPAAAPAAAKSVRIPLSGPTDFAGLDELFNVSPPAPRARHTRSARDEPPLPEAARGDALLVGQSLVEGRILLKRFRKYELSIDWCREPAQAQAMLDAHPYRLVVIDRLGGSPDAFAICRTAKQRKSGRPAPVVILFAPSAGSMDRMKAGLAGADAYLSRSVGEADLYKVLAHHHLVNLNGFAPTNVGSF from the coding sequence ATGGGGGCTGCCTACACCGTGGCGCTGGTCGGGTTTTCCCAGACCGAGAGCGCCACCTTCGAATCGTTCTTCCGGCTCGCGGCCCGGCGGCCGCCCGCCTACGAGGTGCAGGAAGAAGTGCTCGACGCCCAGATCCTGGTGGTCAACGCCGACAACGCGCAGGCCCTGGGCCTGGTGCGCGACGCGCAGCTGCCGGGACGGGTGCTGCTCGTGGGCGGGCACGACGGCGGCACCGGCTGGCCGCTGCTGGCCAAGCCGATCCGGCTCGTTTCGCTGCTGGGCGCCCTCGACGCCCTGGTGGGCCTGCGCACCGCGCGGGCCGGCGCGGCCGCCGCCCCCCTGGTCCCGCAGGCCTTCGCGGCCACGGAACCCTTCAAGGCCTCGCAGCTGCAGGGTCTGGACGCGAGCATGCGGCTGGCCAGCGGCAGGCCGCAGGCCGCGCCGCTGCTGGCGCCGGCCGGCCGCACGCGCCGACGCAACTCCGAAACCGAGTTCCCGCCCACGCGGCCGCTCACGCGCGAGGAGCGGCGACAGCACGACGCCGCGCTGCCGGCCCGCGCCGCTGCGGCGCCGGTCACGGCCCCCGTCGCACCGCCCGCGGCCGCGCCCGCGGCGGCCAAGTCCGTGCGCATCCCCTTGAGCGGCCCGACCGATTTCGCGGGTCTGGACGAGCTCTTCAACGTGTCGCCGCCCGCGCCGCGCGCGCGCCACACGCGCAGCGCGCGCGACGAGCCGCCGCTGCCCGAGGCGGCGCGCGGTGACGCCCTGCTGGTCGGGCAGAGCCTGGTCGAGGGCCGCATCCTGCTCAAGCGCTTTCGCAAGTACGAGCTCAGCATCGACTGGTGCCGCGAGCCCGCGCAGGCCCAGGCCATGCTCGACGCGCACCCCTACCGCCTGGTGGTGATCGACCGCCTCGGCGGCAGCCCCGACGCCTTCGCGATCTGCCGCACGGCCAAGCAGCGCAAGAGCGGTCGCCCGGCGCCGGTGGTGATCCTGTTCGCGCCCAGCGCGGGCAGCATGGACCGCATGAAGGCCGGCCTTGCGGGCGCCGATGCCTACCTCTCGCGCTCGGTGGGCGAGGCCGATCTGTACAAGGTGCTCGCGCACCACCACCTGGTCAACCTCAACGGCTTCGCGCCGACCAACGTGGGCAGCTTCTGA
- the lplT gene encoding lysophospholipid transporter LplT codes for MKRGFYTIMTAQFFSSLADNALFVAAIELLRHRHAPEWQGAALVPMFALFYVLLAPFVGAFADARPKGQVMFISNAIKVAGCLLMLFGVHPLLAYTLVGLGAAAYSPAKYGILTELLPPSQLVKANGWIEGLTIASIILGVLLGGQLVGPAVAPLLMKLQLPGIDNAPDAAIALLVLVYALAAAFNLRIPLTGVTPRPMPRNPLVLLPDFWTCNMRLWRDRLGQISLATTTLFWGVSGNLRYIVLAWAAAALGYSTTQASALVGVVALGTAVGAVVASLRMRLDGATRVIPLGIGMGLLVVFMNFIDNVWVAAPFLVLLGALGGFLVVPMNALLQHRGHNLMGAGRSIAVQNFNEQACILGLGAFYSFSTGLGLSAFAAITAFGLLVAGTMALIGSWHKRNQREHAHEIERLLEIARRDDLHG; via the coding sequence ATGAAGCGCGGCTTCTACACCATCATGACGGCGCAGTTCTTCAGCTCGCTGGCTGACAACGCGCTCTTCGTCGCGGCCATCGAGCTGCTGCGGCACCGCCATGCGCCCGAATGGCAGGGCGCCGCGCTGGTGCCCATGTTCGCGCTGTTCTACGTGCTGCTCGCGCCCTTCGTGGGCGCGTTCGCCGACGCCAGGCCCAAGGGCCAGGTCATGTTCATCAGCAACGCCATCAAGGTGGCGGGTTGCCTGCTCATGCTGTTCGGCGTGCACCCGCTGCTGGCCTACACGCTGGTGGGCCTGGGCGCGGCGGCGTACTCGCCGGCCAAGTACGGCATCCTCACCGAGCTGCTGCCGCCCTCGCAGCTGGTGAAGGCCAACGGCTGGATCGAAGGCCTCACGATCGCCTCCATCATCCTCGGCGTGCTGCTGGGCGGCCAGCTCGTGGGCCCCGCGGTGGCGCCGCTGCTCATGAAGCTGCAGCTGCCGGGCATCGACAACGCGCCCGACGCCGCGATCGCGCTGCTGGTGCTGGTGTACGCGCTGGCCGCGGCCTTCAACCTGCGCATCCCGCTCACCGGCGTGACGCCGCGCCCCATGCCGCGCAACCCACTGGTGCTGCTGCCCGACTTCTGGACCTGCAACATGCGCCTGTGGCGCGACCGCCTGGGCCAGATCTCGCTGGCCACCACCACGCTGTTCTGGGGCGTGAGCGGCAACCTGCGCTACATCGTGCTCGCCTGGGCCGCGGCCGCGCTGGGCTACAGCACCACGCAGGCTTCGGCGCTGGTGGGCGTGGTGGCGCTGGGCACGGCGGTGGGCGCGGTGGTGGCGTCGCTGCGCATGCGGCTCGACGGCGCCACGCGCGTGATCCCGCTGGGCATCGGCATGGGCCTGCTGGTGGTGTTCATGAACTTCATCGACAACGTGTGGGTGGCTGCGCCCTTCCTCGTGCTGCTGGGCGCGCTGGGCGGCTTCCTCGTGGTGCCCATGAACGCGCTGCTGCAGCACCGCGGGCACAACCTCATGGGCGCGGGCCGTTCCATCGCGGTGCAGAACTTCAACGAGCAGGCCTGCATCCTGGGCCTGGGCGCGTTCTACAGCTTCTCCACCGGCCTGGGCCTGTCGGCCTTCGCGGCCATCACCGCCTTCGGCCTGCTGGTGGCGGGCACCATGGCCCTCATCGGCTCGTGGCACAAGCGCAACCAGCGCGAGCACGCGCACGAGATCGAGCGCCTGCTGGAGATCGCGCGCCGCGACGACCTGCACGGCTGA
- the alr gene encoding alanine racemase, with protein sequence MPRPILATVHTGALRHNLQVARERAPDARVWAVVKANAYGHGIERAFEGLRGADGFALIDLDEAQRVRALDWRGPILLLEGVFEPRDLELCSRLNLWHAVHCSEQIDWLAAHKTQQPHKVFLKLNSGMNRLGFTPAAYRAAWARLNALPQVDEIGHMTHFSDADGARGIAHQVALFEQATDDLPGERTLANSAAILRHARGPLRGASCVAADWVREGIALYGSAPDYPEHSAAHWGLEPTMTLRTRVIGVQQLQPGDTVGYGSTFTATAPMRIGVIACGYADGYPRHAPGGTPVLVNGQRSTTVGRVSMDMITVDLTAQPEAGIGSEVVLWGRAANGARLPVDEIAHAAGTIAYELLCAVAPRVRFEVD encoded by the coding sequence ATGCCCCGCCCCATCCTGGCCACCGTGCACACCGGCGCCCTGCGCCACAACCTCCAGGTCGCGCGCGAGCGCGCGCCCGACGCCCGCGTCTGGGCCGTGGTTAAGGCCAACGCCTACGGCCACGGCATCGAGCGCGCGTTCGAGGGCCTGCGCGGCGCCGACGGCTTCGCGCTGATCGACCTCGACGAAGCGCAGCGCGTGCGCGCGCTCGACTGGCGCGGCCCCATCCTGCTGCTCGAGGGCGTGTTCGAGCCGCGCGACCTCGAACTCTGCTCGCGCCTGAACCTGTGGCACGCGGTGCACTGCAGCGAACAGATCGACTGGCTGGCCGCGCACAAGACGCAGCAGCCGCACAAGGTCTTCCTCAAGCTCAACAGCGGCATGAACCGGCTGGGCTTCACGCCCGCGGCCTACCGCGCGGCCTGGGCGCGGCTCAACGCGCTGCCGCAGGTCGACGAGATCGGCCACATGACGCACTTCAGCGACGCCGACGGCGCGCGCGGCATCGCGCACCAGGTGGCGCTGTTCGAGCAGGCCACCGACGACCTGCCCGGCGAGCGCACGCTGGCCAACAGCGCGGCCATCCTGCGCCACGCGCGCGGCCCGCTGCGCGGCGCCAGCTGCGTGGCGGCCGACTGGGTGCGCGAAGGCATCGCGCTCTACGGCAGCGCGCCCGACTATCCCGAGCACAGCGCCGCCCACTGGGGCCTGGAGCCCACCATGACGCTGCGCACGCGGGTCATTGGCGTGCAGCAGCTGCAGCCCGGCGACACCGTGGGCTACGGCTCCACCTTCACGGCCACCGCACCCATGCGCATCGGCGTGATCGCCTGCGGCTACGCCGACGGCTACCCGCGCCACGCGCCCGGGGGCACGCCGGTGCTGGTGAACGGCCAGCGCAGCACCACCGTGGGCCGCGTGAGCATGGACATGATCACGGTCGACCTCACGGCCCAGCCCGAGGCCGGCATCGGCAGCGAGGTGGTGCTGTGGGGCCGCGCCGCCAATGGCGCGCGGCTGCCGGTCGACGAGATCGCCCACGCGGCCGGCACCATCGCCTACGAGCTGCTGTGCGCGGTGGCGCCGCGCGTGCGTTTCGAGGTCGACTGA
- a CDS encoding ABC transporter substrate-binding protein codes for MNATPEIVRAFAPTGRLRASINTGNPILAAPDAQAGARGVSVDLARGLAERLGVPLELVVFDTAGQSVDAVTQERADVGFFAIDPKRGEGIHFTPPYVLIEGCYAVRNDSPLQANDEVDRPGRRVVVGQGSAYDLFLSRELKQASIERAPSSPAVVSHFVEHGADVAAGVKQQLEADAQRLGGLRLLPGHFMVIRQAMGCPRGRGEAAARYLSDYVEAMKAGGFVAAALQRHGIEGAAVAPAA; via the coding sequence ATGAACGCCACACCCGAGATCGTCCGCGCCTTCGCACCCACCGGCCGCCTGCGTGCCTCCATCAACACCGGCAACCCCATCCTCGCCGCACCCGACGCCCAGGCCGGCGCGCGCGGCGTGTCGGTCGATCTGGCGCGCGGCCTGGCCGAGCGCCTGGGCGTGCCGCTCGAGCTCGTGGTGTTCGACACCGCGGGCCAGTCGGTCGACGCGGTGACGCAGGAGCGGGCCGACGTCGGCTTCTTCGCCATCGATCCCAAGCGCGGCGAGGGCATCCACTTCACGCCGCCCTACGTGCTGATCGAGGGTTGTTATGCGGTGCGCAATGATTCGCCGCTGCAGGCCAACGACGAGGTCGACCGCCCCGGCCGGCGCGTGGTGGTGGGCCAGGGCAGCGCCTACGACCTGTTCCTGAGCCGCGAGCTCAAGCAGGCCAGCATCGAGCGCGCGCCCAGCTCGCCCGCGGTGGTGAGCCACTTCGTCGAACACGGCGCCGACGTGGCCGCGGGCGTGAAGCAGCAGCTCGAGGCCGACGCGCAGCGCCTGGGTGGCCTGCGCCTGCTGCCCGGCCACTTCATGGTGATCCGCCAGGCCATGGGCTGCCCGCGCGGCCGAGGCGAGGCCGCCGCGCGCTACCTGAGCGATTACGTCGAGGCCATGAAGGCCGGGGGGTTCGTGGCGGCGGCGCTGCAGCGCCACGGCATCGAAGGCGCGGCGGTGGCGCCCGCGGCCTGA